In the genome of Desulfuromonadales bacterium, one region contains:
- a CDS encoding methylated-DNA--[protein]-cysteine S-methyltransferase yields the protein MTGDYQRIEQAIRFLSENFRQQPSLARVAAQVGLSEFHFQRLFRRWAGVSPKRFLQFLTAEYARSVLQASGSVLEAAWESGLSGGGRLHDLTVALHAATPGEIKSHGAGLTIRYGFHPTPFGEALIAATARGICALAFLQGSREEVLSKVRPPWKNAAFVPDQKATGALAERLFSREQQSGVPLVLHVQGTNFQIKVWQALLCLPAGSAATYGDIAAAIGTPGAARAVGSAIGQNPVAWLIPCHRVIRKTGILGEYRWGAMRKKAMLGWEAAQEEG from the coding sequence ATGACCGGCGATTACCAGCGGATCGAGCAGGCGATCCGCTTCCTGAGCGAAAACTTCCGGCAGCAGCCGAGCCTGGCGCGGGTTGCCGCCCAGGTCGGCCTGAGCGAGTTCCACTTCCAGCGTCTCTTCCGCCGCTGGGCCGGCGTGAGCCCGAAACGTTTCCTGCAGTTCCTCACCGCCGAGTACGCCAGGAGCGTGCTGCAGGCCTCGGGGAGCGTCCTCGAGGCGGCCTGGGAATCGGGGCTCTCGGGGGGCGGCCGGCTGCACGATCTCACCGTCGCGCTGCACGCCGCCACGCCCGGCGAAATCAAGAGCCACGGCGCCGGCCTGACCATCCGCTACGGCTTCCACCCCACCCCCTTCGGCGAGGCCCTGATCGCCGCCACGGCACGGGGAATCTGCGCCCTCGCCTTTCTCCAGGGGAGCCGTGAAGAGGTGCTGTCGAAGGTGCGTCCGCCGTGGAAAAACGCCGCCTTCGTCCCCGACCAGAAGGCCACCGGCGCCCTGGCCGAGCGCCTCTTTTCCCGGGAGCAGCAAAGCGGAGTGCCCCTTGTCCTCCACGTCCAGGGGACGAACTTCCAGATCAAGGTCTGGCAGGCCCTGCTGTGCCTGCCGGCAGGGTCCGCTGCCACCTACGGCGACATCGCCGCCGCCATCGGCACCCCCGGCGCCGCCCGCGCCGTGGGGTCAGCCATCGGGCAAAACCCCGTCGCCTGGCTCATCCCCTGCCACCGGGTGATCCGCAAGACCGGCATTCTGGGCGAATACCGCTGGGGGGCGATGCGCAAGAAGGCGATGCTCGGGTGGGAGGCGGCGCAGGAGGAGGGGTGA
- a CDS encoding TAXI family TRAP transporter solute-binding subunit, whose translation MKRVAAVLMTTVFVLASVAASYAAPRYVTMGTGGVTGVYYPTGGAISKLVNAKRQQYNLRMTVESTGGSVFNVNALMNGDIEMGVVQSDLQYQAFKGLGEWEGKPQAKLRAMFAIHPEAVTILAAADKNIKSVADLKGKIVNIGAPGTGQRVNATDLFKTAGINVDKDLKVEGIKPAEAAGMLQDGRIDAFFYTVGHPNGSVKEAVAGARKVAFVPVSAEMVKKLVVDQPYYAPAMIPVAPYPGVANTADVPTFGVKATICTSADVPEDVVYTVTKEVFENIEELRKLHPALDVLTKENMLQGNSAPLHPGAAKYFKEAGLIK comes from the coding sequence ATGAAAAGAGTGGCAGCAGTACTGATGACGACGGTGTTCGTCCTCGCCAGCGTGGCCGCGAGCTACGCCGCACCGCGCTACGTCACCATGGGGACCGGCGGCGTCACCGGCGTCTACTACCCGACCGGCGGGGCGATCAGCAAGCTGGTCAACGCCAAGCGCCAGCAGTACAACCTGCGCATGACCGTCGAGTCGACCGGCGGCTCGGTCTTCAACGTCAACGCCCTGATGAACGGCGACATCGAGATGGGCGTCGTCCAGTCCGACCTGCAATACCAGGCCTTCAAAGGCCTCGGCGAGTGGGAAGGCAAGCCCCAGGCCAAGCTGCGCGCCATGTTCGCCATCCATCCCGAGGCGGTGACCATCCTGGCCGCGGCCGACAAGAACATCAAGAGCGTGGCCGACCTCAAGGGCAAGATCGTCAACATCGGCGCTCCCGGCACCGGCCAGCGCGTCAATGCCACCGACCTCTTCAAGACCGCCGGCATCAATGTCGACAAGGACCTCAAGGTCGAGGGGATCAAGCCCGCCGAAGCCGCCGGCATGCTGCAGGACGGCCGCATCGACGCCTTCTTCTACACCGTCGGCCACCCCAACGGCTCGGTCAAGGAAGCCGTCGCCGGCGCCCGCAAGGTCGCCTTCGTCCCGGTCTCCGCCGAGATGGTGAAGAAACTGGTCGTCGATCAGCCCTACTACGCTCCGGCGATGATCCCCGTCGCGCCCTATCCCGGCGTGGCCAACACGGCCGACGTCCCCACCTTCGGCGTCAAGGCGACCATCTGCACTTCGGCGGACGTCCCCGAGGACGTGGTCTACACCGTGACCAAGGAAGTCTTCGAGAACATCGAGGAACTGCGCAAGCTGCACCCGGCTCTCGACGTGCTGACCAAGGAAAACATGTTGCAGGGTAATTCCGCCCCGCTGCATCCCGGCGCCGCCAAGTATTTCAAGGAAGCCGGATTGATCAAATAA
- a CDS encoding TRAP transporter permease — MAEQEKEIRDEGIEVAQRLKEEEELGLRRVTGPTAWIVPAVALCWSLFQLSLSSWLMLDSTIIRSIHLAFAFFIIFLSYPTLKRDVRIPGLTWLGEKHKIPLADYVIAILACLAALYIAIDYQGLAARVGSPSSRDLIIGIFLVVILLEAARRVIGPALPILATIGTLYCFLGPYMPDILAFKGVSVSRYIGQIALTTEGIYGIPLDVSARIVFLFVLFGAMLERAGAGRFFIDLAMSLLGRYKGGPAKAAVLSSGFTGLVSGSSIANVVTTGTFTIPLMKKVGYPAKKAAAVEVAASTNGQLMPPVMGAAAFIIAEYVNIPYLEVCKAAAVPAFASYCTLFYLTHLEACKLGMKGLPKADLPRFFYTLRNGFHYLIPIFVLLYELIVPRHSPDMAAFRAILVLMGLMLIQGVVRARLRGDAFPGGLLAGFGDIVAALIAGARNMVSVAAATAAAGIIVGVVTLGLGGLITGIIDTLSMGNFVLMLFITAIASLILGMGLPTTANYIVMASLTAPAIVTIAEWQGVAVPLIAAHMFVFYFGILADITPPVGLAAFAAAAIAKSDPIETGIQGFIYDIRTAILPFMFIFNTNMLLLGVDSFAMAFYIFVMTTVGMFAFASATQGWFVTRNRWFDIPLLLLVTAIMFRPGFFAGLVGVANKNWMYLIGLALYGVIFAWQKMRAGMAPAASVNA; from the coding sequence ATGGCAGAGCAGGAAAAGGAAATCCGGGACGAGGGAATTGAAGTCGCCCAGCGCCTGAAGGAAGAGGAAGAGCTCGGCCTGCGCCGGGTGACCGGGCCGACGGCCTGGATCGTTCCGGCGGTGGCCCTGTGCTGGTCGCTGTTCCAGCTCTCCCTGTCGAGCTGGCTGATGCTCGACTCCACCATCATCCGCTCCATCCATCTGGCGTTCGCCTTTTTCATCATCTTTCTCTCCTACCCGACCCTGAAGCGCGACGTGCGCATCCCCGGCCTGACCTGGCTCGGCGAGAAGCACAAGATCCCGCTGGCCGACTACGTCATCGCCATTCTCGCCTGCCTGGCGGCGCTGTACATCGCCATCGACTACCAGGGCCTCGCCGCCCGCGTCGGCAGCCCGAGCAGCCGCGACCTGATCATCGGCATCTTCCTGGTGGTGATCCTGCTCGAAGCGGCCCGCCGCGTCATCGGCCCCGCCCTGCCGATCCTCGCCACGATCGGGACCCTTTACTGCTTCCTGGGCCCCTACATGCCCGACATCCTGGCGTTCAAGGGGGTCAGCGTCTCGCGCTACATCGGGCAGATCGCCCTGACCACCGAGGGGATCTACGGCATCCCCCTCGACGTGTCGGCGCGCATCGTCTTTCTCTTCGTCCTCTTCGGCGCCATGCTCGAGCGGGCGGGCGCCGGGCGTTTCTTCATCGACCTGGCGATGAGCCTGCTCGGCCGCTACAAGGGGGGGCCGGCCAAGGCGGCGGTCCTCTCCAGCGGCTTCACCGGCCTGGTCTCCGGCTCCTCCATCGCCAACGTCGTCACCACCGGCACCTTCACCATCCCGCTGATGAAGAAGGTCGGCTACCCGGCCAAGAAGGCGGCCGCCGTCGAGGTGGCGGCGAGCACCAACGGTCAGCTGATGCCGCCGGTCATGGGCGCCGCGGCCTTCATCATCGCCGAGTATGTCAACATCCCGTATCTGGAGGTCTGCAAGGCGGCCGCCGTGCCGGCCTTCGCTTCCTACTGCACCCTCTTCTACCTGACCCACCTGGAAGCCTGCAAGCTGGGGATGAAGGGGCTGCCCAAAGCCGACCTGCCGCGCTTCTTCTACACCCTGCGCAACGGCTTCCACTACCTGATCCCGATCTTCGTCCTGCTCTATGAATTGATCGTGCCGCGCCACTCCCCCGACATGGCCGCCTTTCGGGCCATCCTGGTCCTGATGGGCTTGATGCTCATCCAGGGCGTGGTGCGCGCGCGGCTGCGCGGCGACGCCTTCCCGGGCGGACTGCTGGCGGGCTTCGGGGATATCGTCGCCGCCCTGATCGCCGGCGCCCGCAACATGGTCAGCGTCGCCGCGGCGACCGCGGCGGCGGGGATTATCGTCGGCGTCGTCACCCTGGGCCTCGGCGGGCTGATCACCGGCATCATCGACACCCTGAGCATGGGCAACTTCGTGCTGATGCTCTTCATTACCGCCATCGCCAGCCTGATCCTCGGCATGGGCCTGCCGACCACCGCCAACTACATCGTCATGGCCTCGCTCACCGCTCCCGCCATCGTCACCATCGCCGAATGGCAGGGGGTGGCCGTCCCCCTGATCGCCGCCCACATGTTCGTCTTCTACTTCGGCATCCTGGCGGACATCACGCCGCCGGTCGGCCTGGCGGCCTTCGCGGCGGCGGCCATCGCCAAGAGCGACCCGATCGAGACCGGCATCCAGGGCTTCATCTACGACATCCGCACCGCGATCCTCCCCTTCATGTTCATCTTCAACACCAACATGCTGCTGCTCGGCGTCGACAGCTTCGCCATGGCCTTCTACATCTTCGTCATGACCACGGTCGGCATGTTCGCCTTCGCCTCGGCAACCCAGGGCTGGTTCGTGACCCGCAACCGCTGGTTCGACATCCCGCTGCTGCTGCTGGTGACGGCCATCATGTTCCGGCCGGGCTTCTTTGCCGGCCTGGTCGGGGTGGCGAACAAGAACTGGATGTACCTCATCGGCCTGGCCCTGTACGGCGTCATTTTCGCCTGGCAGAAGATGCGCGCCGGCATGGCCCCCGCCGCGTCCGTGAACGCCTGA
- a CDS encoding universal stress protein has product MIPRYKTILYATDLTDNAAHAFRHAIGLARCNNARIYLLHVLPEVEPAMLNYISTVMGEDKLADFELEHKKEVNDQIRLRLHAFAKEELVDHPEDIDRIADIEVHHGHPVDQILEMADRIDADLIVLGSHGKGRLKYAFL; this is encoded by the coding sequence ATGATCCCGAGATACAAGACGATTCTCTACGCTACCGACCTCACCGACAATGCCGCCCACGCCTTCCGCCATGCCATCGGCCTGGCCCGCTGCAACAACGCGCGGATCTACCTGCTGCACGTGCTGCCCGAGGTCGAGCCGGCAATGCTCAATTACATCTCGACGGTGATGGGCGAGGACAAGCTGGCCGACTTCGAGCTGGAGCACAAGAAGGAGGTCAATGATCAGATCCGCCTGCGCCTGCATGCCTTCGCCAAGGAGGAGCTGGTCGACCACCCCGAGGACATCGACCGGATTGCCGACATCGAGGTGCATCACGGCCATCCGGTCGACCAGATCCTCGAAATGGCCGACCGCATCGACGCCGACCTGATCGTGCTGGGCAGCCACGGCAAGGGCAGGCTCAAATACGCGTTCCT